From the genome of Sulfuricurvum sp. IAE1:
TCCCTGCAGTAAACTGAATATTTCAGAACAGGCTTAATCTCTGTACCGTAGTTCTTCCTGTAATATTCTGTCCTGAACTGAAGATAATATCCTCCGGCATTTTTCCCGTAAGTAAATCTTGCGGAGTATTTGTTTGTCTCATCAATTTCAAAAAGCTTTATATTGAATCCGTACACGTCTTCAAAAACCGCGATTTTATCATCTTTCTTAAGCATAGCTTCAAGGGCATCTGAAGACTTCATTTCATCCGTATAGTTATTTTTATAAATGCTCCCTGTAATAATCTGCTTTTTCAGTTTTGCCAGATCAGTAGTAAAAAATCTGGAGTCAGATGATTTCTTAATTCTGTAATTCCTGCTTTGAGGGAAATATTCAGTAACCGAATCAACGGTGTTGTCATTTCCCTTGTCTGTAATAAGAACAATAACCTTTTCAACACCTGAAAAATCTCCAATTACAATATAACTGTCGTTATCAATTGCCTGAAGGAACATATAATTTTTATTATCATCAGGCACAGGAAAATATTTAACCCTGTCAGCAGTTACAGGTTTAATCTGAAGGTCATCCAGCGCTATTGAAAACGCGGAAGAGCTCAGTATAAGCATAAATAATGTAAGTGTAAAAATACGTTTCATTTTATCCTCCGGGATAGTTAATGTTTTCTATAGTTACTAATTCAGCTTTGAGAGGCTCTCCTGAAGCTTCTCAAGCATATCTCTGTACTCTTTCTGTTTTGCTCTCTCTTTTTCTATAACATCAGCAGGGGCTTTTCCGGTAAAGCTCTCATTATTCAGCTTCCCTTCAACTCTCTGAAGTTCCTGGATAATTTTCCCGATCTCCTTTTCAAGCCTCGCCTTCTCCTTATCAGTGTCGATAAGGCCTTTAAGCGGTAAAAATATTTCGAGGTCAGTCATAACTGCTGAAGCATCCGTTTTTTCAGGGGTATAATCCGCGTCAATTGCAACAGATTCAACTTTCGCGAGTGCCTGAATGTGTACAGATTCTGTATTTATTATTTTAATCATTAACGGGTTCACTGTTTTAAACACAACCGCAGCTTTTTTGTCAGGGGGAATATTCATCTCCCCCCTTATGTTTCTGATTTTATATATTATCTCCTTAAAGGTTTCAGCATAAAGCGATTCATCAGCAAAAACCATTGAAGAACTATATTCAGGCCACTGCGATACCATAATATCAGTTTCTACATCAGTCTTTATAATGCTCCAGATCTCCTCAGTTATAAAAGGCATAAAGGGGTGGAGGAGTTTGAGACCTGTTTTAAGAACATGGTATAACACCTGTTTGGCCGCATCAGAAGAATCTCCCGATGCCGGGTCCTTTGAGTAGATCCTCTGCTTCACCAGTTCAAGATACCAGTCGCAGAATTCGTTCCACCAGAATTCGTACATCAGATTTGCAGCTTCGTTAAACCTGTACTCCTCAAGCGCAGCATT
Proteins encoded in this window:
- a CDS encoding class I tRNA ligase family protein, with translation FSSALWPFSTMGWPDSTPELKKYYPTSVLVTGFDIIFFWVARMIMTGVKFMDDIPFKDVYIHALVRDEHGQKMSKSKGNVIDPLIMIESYGTDAFRFTLAAFAAQGRDIILSEKRIEGYRSFCNKIWNATRFILMNLGEDFKPAMPDTSKLEVFDRWMLHTANMAVKNVNAALEEYRFNEAANLMYEFWWNEFCDWYLELVKQRIYSKDPASGDSSDAAKQVLYHVLKTGLKLLHPFMPFITEEIWSIIKTDVETDIMVSQWPEYSSSMVFADESLYAETFKEIIYKIRNIRGEMNIPPDKKAAVVFKTVNPLMIKIINTESVHIQALAKVESVAIDADYTPEKTDASAVMTDLEIFLPLKGLIDTDKEKARLEKEIGKIIQELQRVEGKLNNESFTGKAPADVIEKERAKQKEYRDMLEKLQESLSKLN